TATACAGTGatgggttgttggtttttgttgttgctgtttgtttgcttttctcccaaTTTCTCCCCTGTAACTTATGCCAAAAGTTACCACTGTGGTGTGAAAATTCATCTCAACTTGAACACCTCTAATTCTCTTTTTATGTTTCTGATCACTTGTGTGCCTCAATATTTGTCTCCCTATTTCAAACAGATGTGGGGGCCGATGTTCTGGATTTAGCAGAAACAATGGTTGCCTCTGCCGATGGCCTCATCTATGAACCAGTAAGTTTAGTCAAAGCCTTTTTACTTAGAAACGAAATTGTTCTTTACTCAATGTGAAGCACTGCAGGGTTTGCTGGCTTGGATTTTTTCGCCACGGTTGGGCTGCACAGAATGTCTCCAAGTATTGTGTGATCCTTGAGTGCAGTCTgcagtgctcactgcagggaTCTGCTGGGGAAacaggctgtgctctgtgatTTCTGCATACTCATCCTCTGCGAATACAGTAGGTTTGATCATAGCAGGCTCCCAGGTCAGTTCCTTTTAACCAGTAACTTTTTAACTACAGCCAgttatttttgtattcattAGTTCTTGAGATAAGTGCTGAAAGTACTTTACGTGGAAGGGAAACTGCTAAACATCAGAAGAGAGTTCATGTGGCTGCTTTTTAACTAGAAGAGTCCTGTGGCtgaaaaagatgtgaaaaatcACCATGATATCCTCATAGTATGAGCTGACAAGCTTAAATTAAATGTGtccatttaatttctgtattacaATCTGAAGGCACTGGAAATTCATAAGCCTGTGCTCTTAAAGTGCTTTTGCTTGCATAATACAATACGCTTCAAAGTAATTATACCGTGTGAAAGTAATTTatcatttaatgaaaatgtatcAGAAACCTTCTTGCTGTAGTTATTACAAGCTTAATAACCCAAGCGTATTCTGCACATGTGGGCTTACTTCTAGTCTCCCACAACTTCCCATCCCCCCAATTCTTTTCTGGGTTTCAGGGATGGGACTTCAATGCTTCCAATGTGTTTTATTggattctttttgtttcaggtAGTATTTGATCTCAGCCCGCAACAAAGGGAATGGCAAAGGTAACTGAAGTACTGAGATGCATGTTTATATTATATGTACTAGAAGTGACCTCAGGATATACCTGAGTTGGGTAACAGAGCTGTATTTTGGGTCTCACAGCTCCTGCTTGTAGTTCAGGAGGGATAAGTCTGTAAAAAGAAGTGAATTGATTTCATTGCTGTTATCAGTTGGGAtgtctgctgtgacagaaatGGGCACAGTATTTCTCAATGAAGTGCTGTCATTTTATGTGCTTGTAATAAACCTGTAGAAGCATAGTTGGGGTTtggtttatttctgtgtgtagtaccatgagattatttttctgtgtatggAGCTAGTTTCTTGCTGTCTTGAGAAGAACTGAGCATTATTTGCCATCTGAAGCTGATGGTTAATTGTGAAGTTATTTTGTGATTTAATCTTGCATACTTTCATGTTTGTGTAATCTTTAGGATGCTGCAGCTGattcagagcaggctgcaggaagAACACTCTCTTCAAGATGTGATATTcaaaagtgcttttaaaagtgCTTCTACAGCACTGCCACCACGGTAAGAAAAAAGGTTATTCCTCCCTCTTCCCACTCCCCTCCCAATTTAAtagacttttattttccttacacTCACACAGAAAGTTTGGTATGCCTGAATCTAAAGGCTGCGGCATTTTTTAAGGGAAATATTGCTTTCTGCATGTAAGCtgagatttctttctctgtaaaatacaaaccttaaataaaacaaagcaaacaccaaaAACTCTCTATGAAGTGTATGAATACTTTACGTATTTTAACCTGATTGAAGGCTAAATGCATCTTGTCTTTCTGAAGCAAGGCTGAGAAGTGCTCAGaaatcttattttccatttagttGATATCTTCAGTTTCATTAAGTCCTTCTGTCTCCACAACACTTGCTAGCACAGTATTTGAGATGCTATTTATGTATCAAGTGTGTTTAAGaagctttttcctctccctctgaGAAGCAGATTTGGAGATGTCCACAACTCAGAGCGCATCTCAGCAAGtatgggaagaagaaagctttaTAAAAAATGAATGGGGAAAGCTATTTTTGCTACAGTGTTACGTGACATGCATTTTGTTCTGTACAATGtagcaacaaaaacaagcaagaaacaTTCTTGGTTGGAAGTTGGGGCAGGTGGAACCCACAGGGTGACAAGATATTTGTAAGGtctcactgtgttttctgttcagttgtCCAAGTTAGTTTTGTAGACCAGATCTCTGAATACAACTATAAACATAAGCTTACAGGTTTCTGCAGGTTGATCTGTATTCAATTCCCTCCTTCCTACCCATCCCACTTGTGATTCCAGAAGAATATGATGGAGTGGTAGGTGATAATGGCATAGGCCTTTGttccaggaaaaaagaaatctaagtACACTATGTTATTTTTACTAGACAGTGAATATTCTCAAGtacctttttgttgtttttgtttaaacagGGAAGATAATTCATTAGAGTCTCCAGATGCGTGCAGAATTCACGGTCATCTGTATGTCAATAAAGTGGCAGGGAATTTTCACATAACTGTGGGCAAGTATGTTCTGTTCaattcctgaaaataaaagatcttAAGAAATGACTTCTACATTGTATATAGTACgtgcatgtatgtatgtctGCATGCTTTTAACTTTGAAATTAACACCCGTGGTTTTTATTTGTCTGCATGGAATTCCAGCTGACGTCTTTGTGTGGATGTTGTCCAAGAGTCTCTTCTGTCTGGTCTTGAACCTCCTGTGTCATAGATGTCAAAGTTCTTAAGCTCTTTCCAGAgccagttgttttgttgttctttcatATGGTCTGTAATCACTTCTCTCTTCCTGTCTGAAGTTCTCAGCCCTGAACTTTGCATTCCCTTGCTTCCTTTTGCTCATTGCtacatttgtatttctattaaacatgctcctctttttctttgggccttttttttttttccttcaggagcTTTCTTAACTGGTCTTCATTCCTCATTGTAAGGGTGATTACCTGGTTATTGGTTGTAGTCCtaacatataaataaatgcaagttTTTCCTCTGGTGTTAATGAAACAGGGAGAGGTAATTTATCTACATAGCCCAGTTTAGGAAAACTGTGTCTTTCTGCATGGGTTCATTAAACAAGTTTTTGTAAAACATATCTTACTTTCTTTAGGGCTATACCACACCCTCGAGGCCACGCGCACTTGGCAGCCCTTGTAAGCCATGAGTGTAAGTGCTTTCTATTATCTTCATACACATGAgcatcatttcacagaatcacagatcacagaatcacagaatgacccgggttggaagggacctcaaggatcatgtggttccaacccccctgcctggcagggccacaaaacatacacctttactagatcaggttgcccaggagaccccatagatccccatagagatcccataggccccatagatccccacagagaccccctGACTCATATGGTAACGTAGGTTGCTGGGTGATGTGCTGGCTGGGCAGTGGCGCTGCAGAAGAACATGAATACTCTTTGAGTATTATTACACAGTAGTAAATTAGCCTCCCCCCTACACACATTCATTTAACGTTATTAGAATTAGCTTTGGGTTGATTCTGTAGTAATGATAACAGAAGACTCAGATGCATGTTGTAACACAGATAGCATGTGAAATTCCTTTGTTTCAGTCCAAAATACCAATTTATtgtaaaatctgcttttcaagtGGTTAAGGATGTTTATGTTTGTGTCTAGAAGCTTCACTTTTGGTTTATGAATCTACACAGTAAATGTCTGTTGCTGTAGTACATAATGAGAGGCAAGGGTGACTTACTGAGATAAACGAACTTGgtgtttaattaattaaaccTCCAAATGTCTGACTGTGAACACAAGTGTGTGCTGTAAAACTCACATATCTTAACAAAATCAAGCAGTGTAATCACTTGATAGTATCCTGATGCTTCCTCTGTATGTTTAATTTATGAAATCTTAGTCTTTTCAGTACTAGTATGTACAACAACCAGAAGTGTGGAATTTCAGCATTTGCCTAACAGGCAATTTCCAATCACTGCATTTTAACTCTTCAGCTCTGAGGCTGATTACAAATATAACTTGTGttggcatttattttctacagaaattaagcttctttataaatattttgaatttgaGATGTGTGAAATAACGGGCATGGATTTATTACTGCAGTCACCAGCACAAATCCACTGTACTGCACTCTGGTGTGATAAATATTCTAATTAAAGTGTTTTGTACTGTGAGAAATAGGCGAGTCTTTTTCTCTGAGGAAGGTCCAGAGTCTCGTAGTTTTTAGAAGTTGTTTCATTCTTCTCTATTGTTTTTCAGCTTATAACTTCTCACACAGAATAGATCATCTGTCATTTGGAGAGCTTATTCCAGGAATTATCAATCCCTTGgatggaacagaaaaaatagcatCAGATCGTaagtttgttgttttatttttaaagaagccTCTTGCTTTCTATATTGATTCAATAATTACATAGAGCATTTGTGAAAAATGATAATGTGTTATGACTTAGAACCAGTGTGCCTTATTAACTTTGATAGTGAACGCGGCACTGCTGAGTTGCTGACTTGGTGTTTTAAATGatcagtttcttttcagtatcAGTGTTGATGGACTTcgctgttctgctgcagctcattGACAGTTTTGTCCAGGAGCTGTGTTGAAGTTGCTGTTTGCCTGAACAAGCTGCAAAGAATTTTGCAGCTGTGCACTAGTCAGGAAGGTCACAGAACCCTCCTCTGAAGATGTAAAggacaaacacaaaaaacccaaacctaccagcagcaaaacaaacaacatccaGAGTCTTAAATTCCTGTATTTGATTTGTCACTTTTGTGATACATTTTGTGAGGCAGCTAAAAGAAGGATTTGTATCTCACTCTTTTCCCATGTATAAATACAGGAATATAGGAACCTGCTTTACAGAGTAAAGCACTTTGTATCCTCTGACTTCCATTCCCACATGCAGGTGATTGCTAGAACCTTCTAAAGCTGTGTTGTCTCACAGTCTGATCCATTGTTCCTGGATCCTTCCAGCCAATTTTCTGCAATTGACGTAGATTGCTTCAGTTTtgtaatgtttgttttcttagggATTTGAATGAAGACAGAAGCCATAAATGTTTAAGTCTGCTGGTTGCTTTAGGAGAATTCTCTAGAAGACTGTAATTGAGAAAGAAACAGTAGCCACTTTAGGAGGGCTCTTGTTTTAACTAAGTACTTAAAACCTACTTGAACCACTGTCAAGATAGATAATGCCTGTTGCAGTGTGTGTCATATAAAAAGTGACTGTGAAACGTGCTCATTCTGCTGCCCTGGAAATGCAAGGGGCCCACTTTTAATGAGTATTTTCATTACGTGGGCAAAATGAACTTGAGTACAAATCTGCCACAGGTCTTTCCCATGGAAACTAACTTTGTTCACACAGATGGTGCTCAAGTAGGcttggcagtgctgggacacCTTGAGTGATGTTCTTAGTGTAAACAACTTAGTTGGTTGACTGTTCTAATAATTACAGTGTGAGTTCTTTGCGACTGTGTCTCAGATGGTCTTTTAGTCTGTACTTAATTCAACactgagatttgttttcttttagacaACCAGATGTTCCAGTATTTTATCACAGTTGTGCCAACCAAACTCCATACATACAAAATTTCAGCAGAAACTCATCaattttcagtgacagaaaggGTAAGTGTTAATAAGGGAGAACCACGCGGGGGAAAATCTAGCAGCAGTTGGCCTTAAATGTGAGAACTGAGGCTTAGTTGTTCGCTGTTGTTTTGAAAACTCCTCTGCAAAGAGCTAGTTTAATGCTGAATCCATAGAGAACACTGTTATTGCAGTGTGGTACCAGGGGCAAATCACAAGGCACCAGTTTAAAAGGTTGCTGTCAGTAAGAAAAATGGCCTTACATGTGCCAGCTGTGTGTCTCATCGTTTCCGCACTGAACTccgttttggttttttattctcaagccaagagaaaaaaaaatacaaacctcTTTGgaaaaacttaattaaaaatggaaggTGAGGAGAAAGGTAATAACAAAACCTTGGGTTCAGAAAGAGGTTCAGAAATTAGTTGgtagttttgttttataggGATGGTGCAATATTGTCTGGAGTAGAACTTGTGAATAGAGGTGAAGCAGCTTTACATACCTTGCTCCTTCTCAGTAGGTAGCCTTGTTGTGTTTGCCTTTGGAAACCAAGCACCCCTAGCAGATGAGCTGGGAAAGGCTCTTGGCAATTATTGATTGAGCAGATTAATGTATTTGTTGTGTAAGAATATGAAGACCCAGAGAAAGGCAGTTGGCTCGCTGTGGCTAAAACAAGAGTGCAGTAAGGTTCAGTCACCAGTGGTGAATGCAATTGGAAAGCCATAGGCACAatcagctctgctgttgttgAATTTTGAGGTACTGTGTCCATGTGTTAGATTTAATCCTAGCAAGGCTTCACTGGTAGCCAGGATATCTGATACCAGCTTAGttattttcagcagcttttagCAAGCAGCAATTAAATCTGCAGCAGTAGAAGCTCTGGGGAAAACAAATTTTTTTGATGGTAGAATTGAGTGTTCTGTTtaacttgatatttttttcaccttttgaCCTCAGAAGACCATTAAGGCTTAGGGAAACAATTAGAGGGTGGggagcaagcaaacaaaatttgAGCCTTAGTCAATGGCAAGAATTAGTTGGACTGCCTTCAGCTGTCTTTTCCTTGTTGTTATGCCTGGTTAACCCTCTACTAACACTGAGTGTCATCATGCtattgaaatacagaaatcattttgtgccctgtttttaattgctgtaaAATGTCTGTGAACTTGTATCAATAATCAAGATGTTATTTTGTCATCCTGTTACTTGGTTTTGGTAGCAAAGGCAGCGGAACAACTTAAATCAACATTAACTGAGTACAAAAAGGCAACTTGTCTGTGGCAgtctgctttggttttgtactgtttttgcatgttttttgaGTGCAGACTATGTTAAATCTAGGTGAAGAGGAGCTATGATCTATTGctgttctgttcagttttgcttgTCTGTCTTCCTAGACGTGGCTGAGCTTGTCTGCTCTCAATTAGattcttttctgctgctcttgttTATTTCCAGCCAGACTTAATAGCAGTGTGTTTATCAGCACTTCCCTAACAACAGATAGAAAACGCTCTCCTCTTTGGGATTTTTCTACGTAAGAATATGGGCAAATAATAAGAAGGAATAATAAGACGATTTTCAGATCCCAGAAACTTGTCTTAAGAACCtgatttttaatctttttgtgTATGTGGAAGTAATGGATTTTAGCATATAAGTGCACAGCGGGCAAGGAAAGAAACCAAATAGCATTGGCCTCATTTAAATTAAGCTCCTGAATTTCTGTGTTGCTACCTTCCAGTTTGGGACCTTCTCTAGTGGTTTTGTAGAATCAGTGATTAAATCCTCTGGGACGTGTAAACGTAGCTCCAAGGAAGCAGTGCAGAACACAGGGGTTGGGGGCACCGTATTACACCAGTGCTCTTAATGGAATTCACCAGCACAGTGACTCAGCTCTCTGATGAAGGAGTTTTGTCATCACctctgttattttccttccGACTAATAAGATGCAGCTaacttgtctttctcttttatctCACAGGAAAGAGTAATTAACCACGCAGCTGGCAGCCATGGAGTGTCAGGAATATTCATGAAATACGATATCAGTTCACTTATGGTGACGGTGACAGAGGAACACATGCCTTTTTGGCAGTTCTTAGTACGGCTCTGTGGCATTATTGGGGGAATTTTTTCAACTACAGGTAACTATCAGTGCTTTCCCTCTAACACCCTATTAGTTTGtgggatgtttttgtttgttcagttttaGATCACTGTGATTATATTATGGATAAATTACGGTGAGACCTGAACTTCCAGCAGACTTAGGGTTAAACGCTGAAATTTGCAGTACCATGCACTCATCTTTAGTGTCCCAGTGTGCTGTGTCTGGAGAGTACTCACTGTTTCCTTCTGATactctttgtattttctgtagctGGCATCCAGTGATAAATCAGTGCTGAAAGCTGAGATAGCATTTCCACCTGAATAGAATCCCAATATCATTGGGAAGATATTCCTCATGTAACTTGTCAGTGTACTGCAGGGTTTGGTCTTCAAAggaaataatcatagaatggcctgggttgaaaaggaactCAAAGATCATCGAGTTGCAACCCCccgctatgtgcagggtcgccaaccaccattccaggctacccagagccacatccagcctggccttgagtaataataataataataaagtcaaAAGGACACTATTAAGTTTGTTAGTGAAGGCATAATATGGTGTCTTGCTTAAAAGTCACTTGTTCTCTTGACTTTGATTTGAAGGGGCCTTAAGCTAAGAGCTGTCTTTCAGAGTAGATTTCACTCTGTGATGTGTTTCCACCCTTAAAGCCGCGCAGAGGGAATGACATTTGCTTGGATAGCCTTGCTCTTGTTGTTATTGATGCGTTTCAGAAGGttacagttttgtttccctccttGATGTTTCCTTTCCCCTGTTGTCCTACTCAGCATTCCATACTGCTTTATTGCAGTGTGTCATGTTTAATTTTGTGTAGAATTTTGTTGCAGTAtttccataaatatttcagcattacTAATGGTGACCATTTAAATCGTGTTTGTCATCACAGGAATTTTACATGGCTTTGGGAGATTCGtagcagaagttattttttgcCGTTTCAGACTGGGCTCCTACAGACCTCCATCGGTAAGAAAAACGGCTTTATAGTAAATGTTACAGCGTGAGGATGGGTGATAAGAGCTTGGAGTTGTTACAAAGTAGGACAGCTTTGGGCCTTGGCCCAAGGGGAGTATGAGGTGCTCACAATAGGCCTCCCATTGACATACATCTTGGGAAGGATTCTGTAACTTTTAAAATTGGAAAACTGAACTGATAAGCAAGCAGGGTATTTGCTGAGGAGCTGATTTAATTAAACCAAATCTCGTACAGATTTATCTGCTATATTGCTTTGTCATTCTTGCTATATTGTAtatgctgcagggctgtggcgTTGCTGCTGATGAGTTTGtgggctgctgccaggcagtgtgAAAAGACCTGAGCAGTCTTTACATTTCCCTTCACAGGACAGGAATAGTAACATTCCTCTAGCAAATATTTGATTTTACTTCACTCTTATTTTTTCAAGCTTAGTCTGTAGGTAGCCTTTATGACTTCGGTCTTTCTCTTGACCGTTTTGTTGAAGTTTGGCCAGGTTACCTGagtggaaggagaggagggaaggtgAATAGATTTGAATGGTGAAGATGATACGATTTTTGGAGGCCAGGTGAAAGTCATGCTGAAATTACTTGAGAGTAATGCGTGTTTGGGGCAAGGGGGGGATTATGTTCCTGGACAAGTCATTAatagctgtttttgtttgacTAGGACCCGCTTCCTGATGGCCACACAAGCAACCACTTACCTCTAACTACGGACAACAGTACACATTAGCGCCTCCTGAGAGAGttctctttcttcctgcctgatacagaagacatttttttaTAATAACGAGAACATTGTGCAATATGCAGAGACAGTGCTGATGGGCAGTGGGAAGTGAAGCTTctacaagaaacaaacaacaatttatgtaactttttgtctttttaagtgCATATGGAGTCATGGGAGGTTGTGAGACCGGTGTGGTGGGCCATCCTCTGAAGCCTGAAGGAGTGTTCCTGCCAGTACAGTATTTGTGGTCAAGCTGGATGGTTCTGACTGTCATCAGCCACTGGAGGGTCTGCTTAGTgatctcagctctgtgcctgggaGGCTGGCAGGCTCCagtgagaaaagagaacaaCTGGGATGCGTGGAGGGCTGGGCAGCAAGCAGAGAGGGACACTAGTAAAGCTGGAGTTTTCTCCTAGGTTTGCAAACTGggtctgtgttttcttgttcttttttaatggtTGAGGGTGGGAGTTAAGATACAAGCAGGGAGTGGATCTAGAAAATCCTAAAGACAACTCTGAAGTAAGATGGAGCCCAAGCCATACTGTTGGTCATAGCTTCTGCCTGTGTAGTCTCACATTCCTTAGAGGAAGAAGCACgatgcagagcagggcagtTCCCCTGTTTTCATCCAGCTGCTTAgccagcatttctgctgtttgctgtggaaGTGGCCAAGGCCTCTGAGAATGGGTTCCAGTGTGCCTGGCTCTGTTTTTGAGTTGGAATGAGAAGCCTTTTAAATGAGGCATGTGAGCGTAGTTTTGACTCCCTTACAAAAGATCAGGTAACTCTTTATATGGTCCTTTCTTAGTAAAGAAGTTGCTTTAATGCAACTTTCCTTGTACCTTTGCTGCTAGCGTGCGAGCCATGGTATGTAAATCCAGAGCATGGAGAGCAGAAGAGGCAGGTACCGCCTTATTTTGGTTCAGTTACACGTCGCAGAAACATGGAACTGGTTGGGAAGTCTGCTAGTGCAGACAGGGAGCGGTGGGGTTCGTCTCCATGCAGGAGGCGGCTTCAGGGAATCGGAATCATTTTGCTGCAAACAGATGGTGAGCAGGGGTGCACAGAGTCCATCCTCACTGTTCGTGAAGgtttttgtaaaataaacaaaaagagcaATATCGGTTTATATTGTTAAGATGCTGTTGAGAGTGTTATTAATGCAGCCGGTGCTGTGAGAAACTGAAGACCATCCTCTTACAGCTGAACTACGGGCACACACCTGTGGTTACACAGTTATTTCCCCAGGATAAAAAACATCACCAGTGTGATTCCTTCCCAGCAAAACTGATCTAATAACATATTGTGAGATTATGCTGATCTTGGCCTTATCAGGGACTaactaaggaaaataaaagtctttGTGACACTGTCAGGTTTTGCTGACTTTTGTTAACGTGATTTACCAGAAGTTTGGGTCTCGGTGATGGACACGGCATAAATAATTGAgctgatttttctctgcagatccAAGAGCTTCCTGAACTGAGAAACTGTGTGAAGTACCACATAAAGTGTGGGAAACAAGGAAGGGCCTTTGCTCAGTTTGACTGTTGAGAAAGGCAGAAGTTCAGGGAGGTCTGTGAGGTAACATCCAGCCTTGgtgcttttctcttctgggGAATTtatgggttttctttgtttttaacactgGTTAAAGCTCAGCAGCTTGATGAAAAACTCCTGCCCTCAATGAGAATGGAGAGAAGCTGTAAGTTCTGGGTTCCCATTTCTCTTTGGCATTTCCCTCTGAtgtttcttccctccttctgcTGGGACAGTTCTGCTCTGGGCTCTGCCCCAGCACCTGTTTCTTAGCTGTGTGGAACAAACTGTGCTGTTGGGGGCACTTCATCTGAGCTGGCTTTTACCAGCTCTTGGTACCAGAACTTTGATGTTACTTTCTATTGTCATATAAAAGAGCCAAATGGCTTCTTGTGTCTTAAATCCCGGTATGAAGTATTTGTATTATTCTGTTTAGAACAAAGCTTGTGTGACAGTGGAGGAAAACTTAATGTTGACCTCCAGATCTGAGGCTCTGCTTTGCAGACTGAATGTGGGATCCAAACTTATGTGtctgtggtgctgtgtggagctgagcTCCAGGCAGGCAGCACAGTTGCTTAGGAACTATCACAGGTGGGTGTGTGTTCAGCTGTGATTAACTGTACAGACAGAGGCAAGGTCAGGGAGTCAGATTGTGCCTTGTCTGTGTAGTTCTGTGTGAGGATACGGCACCGTGTCCTGTGTAACACAGCGCCAGCACTCCTTAAAGCAGGAGGAATGTAATTGCAGTGGTCACAGTGATGCATTGGTGATGctggctttctgctttgctctgtatttttgaGATTGCAATCTGCAGTTGTTTTACACCAAGCAGTGACGTAGAATTCATTTGTTGCTGGTTGTTAAGCTCCCCAGAGGGTTATGTTTTAATCTCCTGCCTCTTCCTTGGAGCTCTTTGCATTTGAATTCCACCACACAGTCCCTGTAGAGAAGTAACTTACCCCCAGCTGTCCTTCTGACCCTTCCTTGTGGATCCTGATCACTGCACATGGACAAGACCCAACTGTGGTTGTCAGCTCACTGACAAGGTGCATTGAGAGCCGTGGAGGCTTCTCCCATTGTCCGTGTGCACACCCAGTAGATAACAGGTGATGCTCCAAGTAATGATGCTGTGCACAGTCTGTTGCTGTCTGATGCCTGCAGTCAGACCTTGGGACCGCGTGAGCATTGCTTACTGTGCAAAACTGGGACCCAAAACTCTTGggtttcctttctgtgcagGGACCTGGAAGGGAGCATCAGCTCTCACCCCAGATGTCTCTGTTGGGACTGATGGCACAGAGGCTGCCCAGGCTCCACAGGGTCAGAGCTGAAGCACGTAGCAACATTTCCAGCCTCTTGTTGGTATTTCCACGACAGTTTCTGCTCCTGCCTTAAACCCTCACGgaaatttctgttttggtgATCCTCAGTAGCGCTGCACTATCAGACCATATGAAAAGCTGATTCCCCTCCTGTCTGTAAGCTCCCcacaaatactggaaggctgcagtgatgtCTTCCCAcagtcttctccaagctgaacaagcgcagctccctcagcctgtcttcattcTGCTGCTCCAGTCCTTTACCATCCTCATGGCCCTCCATGGAACTCAATGAGCGGCTGGAAGAGCCAAGGCTTTGGGGTGGCCATGGGGAAGCCTCTACATGTCtgccaggagcagagccagccTTGTGCTAAGCCATCTCCCACGTGCTGTCACCTGGTGCCCAGCCCACGCTGTGCTGAGCTCCTGAGGTGTAATGTTTCAGCTGGGAGTGCTGCAGAAGCTGGGGGTGGCAGGACAAACGGATGCCTTCCGTGTGATCGCTGAGATGCCAAGGTAAAGGAACAC
The Coturnix japonica isolate 7356 chromosome 1, Coturnix japonica 2.1, whole genome shotgun sequence DNA segment above includes these coding regions:
- the ERGIC2 gene encoding endoplasmic reticulum-Golgi intermediate compartment protein 2, coding for MRRLNRKKTLNLMKELDAFPKVPESYVETSASGGTVSLIAFTTIAFLTIMEFTVYRDTWMKYEYEVDKDFTSKLRINIDITVAMRCQYVGADVLDLAETMVASADGLIYEPVVFDLSPQQREWQRMLQLIQSRLQEEHSLQDVIFKSAFKSASTALPPREDNSLESPDACRIHGHLYVNKVAGNFHITVGKAIPHPRGHAHLAALVSHESYNFSHRIDHLSFGELIPGIINPLDGTEKIASDHNQMFQYFITVVPTKLHTYKISAETHQFSVTERERVINHAAGSHGVSGIFMKYDISSLMVTVTEEHMPFWQFLVRLCGIIGGIFSTTGILHGFGRFVAEVIFCRFRLGSYRPPSDPLPDGHTSNHLPLTTDNSTH